From Virgibacillus natechei, the proteins below share one genomic window:
- a CDS encoding Dps family protein — MTEHNHDQPNATAASEVNHLIANQGILFVKLHQYHWHVQGPHFFTLHEKFEELYNESNQYFDAFAERLIVIGERPYSTLAEYLEHASISEETYETKIPAEKMVSNLVNDYRTIRDGTDKAIELAAKEGDNVTEDMLVGYKESLDKNIWMLQAYLGNDALEGQGDE; from the coding sequence ATGACTGAACATAATCACGATCAGCCTAACGCAACAGCTGCTTCTGAGGTAAATCATTTAATTGCAAACCAGGGAATATTATTTGTAAAACTTCATCAATATCATTGGCATGTACAAGGGCCGCACTTCTTCACTTTACATGAAAAATTTGAAGAACTTTATAACGAATCTAATCAATACTTCGATGCATTTGCAGAAAGGTTAATCGTAATCGGGGAACGACCTTATTCTACACTAGCAGAATATTTAGAGCATGCATCTATTTCCGAAGAAACATATGAAACTAAAATTCCAGCGGAAAAAATGGTAAGTAATCTAGTAAATGATTACCGCACCATACGAGATGGAACAGACAAAGCAATTGAATTGGCTGCTAAAGAAGGGGATAATGTAACGGAGGATATGTTGGTGGGCTACAAAGAAAGCCTTGATAAAAATATTTGGATGTTACAAGCTTATCTTGGAAATGATGCGCTTGAAGGACAAGGTGACGAATAA
- a CDS encoding fructose bisphosphate aldolase — translation MKKEQLDFMKNEQGFIAALDQSGGSTPKALALYGIPEDSYSGEEKMFDLVHEMRTRIITSPAFSSDSILGAILFEQTMDNKIEGLFSADYLWEKKGIVPFLKIDKGLAEETEGVQLMKPNPGLDALLTRANEKNIFGTKMRSVIKEANPEGIKKVVDQQFEVGKQILAAGLVPIIEPEVDINSKEKEKSEELLKEEMVKQLDKLGENENVMIKISIPTVDNFYKELIEHPRVIRVVALSGGYPLEEANEKLAANHNLIASFSRALSEPLNANQTDEEFHALLKDSVKKIYDASIT, via the coding sequence ATGAAAAAAGAGCAATTAGATTTTATGAAAAATGAACAAGGTTTTATTGCAGCACTCGACCAAAGTGGTGGTAGTACACCAAAAGCATTAGCCCTTTATGGTATTCCAGAAGATTCCTATTCCGGTGAGGAGAAAATGTTTGATCTCGTTCATGAAATGAGAACACGTATTATTACCTCCCCTGCTTTCAGTTCTGATTCTATTCTCGGTGCAATTTTATTCGAACAAACAATGGACAATAAAATCGAGGGCCTTTTTTCAGCAGATTATTTATGGGAAAAGAAAGGCATCGTTCCCTTCTTAAAAATCGATAAAGGACTAGCAGAAGAAACTGAAGGTGTTCAATTAATGAAACCTAATCCAGGCTTAGATGCATTGTTAACGAGAGCAAATGAAAAAAATATATTTGGAACTAAAATGCGTTCTGTTATAAAAGAAGCAAATCCTGAAGGCATTAAGAAAGTTGTTGACCAACAATTTGAAGTAGGTAAACAAATCCTTGCTGCTGGTTTAGTTCCAATTATCGAGCCAGAAGTAGATATTAATAGTAAAGAAAAAGAAAAATCCGAGGAACTCTTAAAAGAAGAAATGGTAAAGCAGTTGGATAAATTAGGTGAAAATGAGAATGTTATGATCAAAATTTCCATTCCAACCGTGGATAACTTCTACAAAGAGTTAATTGAGCATCCAAGAGTTATAAGAGTTGTAGCACTTTCCGGTGGTTACCCACTTGAAGAAGCAAATGAAAAGTTAGCAGCAAATCACAACTTGATTGCAAGCTTCTCAAGAGCTTTATCTGAACCTTTAAATGCCAATCAAACAGATGAGGAATTCCATGCATTATTAAAAGATTCGGTTAAAAAAATCTACGACGCTTCCATAACGTAA
- a CDS encoding YitT family protein, whose protein sequence is MKQITLIIIGTLCIALGTTLLAIPNQLADGGVIGISLLLYYAFDFSPGILLFISFVVLIGVSVKYLPRHMVYKSLINVPLLSLLIFLTEDLGQPLGDPLVAAIFAGVIIGSGFGLIIQAGSSIGGTSIIGLMFNQKFGWDVVLVTFVLDILIVLAGVFIIGPLYMMYTVVALFVGKIASDYVLSGFDAKKAVNIISTRSIDISKRITNDMASSATVFEGYGGYSEESRKSVYVVVRSPRILSLKRLIREIDPDAFVVVHNVKDVSGGTFFATPSMDDKVEIEEGFYDYEGI, encoded by the coding sequence ATGAAACAAATTACTTTAATAATTATTGGGACTTTGTGTATTGCATTAGGAACAACATTATTAGCTATACCAAATCAACTCGCTGATGGAGGCGTAATTGGTATATCATTACTTCTGTATTATGCATTTGATTTTTCGCCGGGTATCTTACTTTTTATAAGCTTTGTGGTTTTAATTGGGGTAAGTGTTAAATATCTCCCTCGTCACATGGTATATAAAAGCCTTATTAATGTACCGCTCTTATCCTTACTTATTTTTCTTACAGAAGATCTAGGTCAGCCCCTTGGCGATCCTCTAGTTGCTGCAATATTTGCAGGTGTTATTATCGGTAGTGGATTTGGTTTAATTATTCAAGCCGGTAGCTCAATTGGAGGCACATCTATTATTGGGTTGATGTTTAACCAGAAATTTGGTTGGGATGTTGTACTTGTAACATTTGTTCTTGATATCTTAATTGTATTGGCTGGCGTATTTATTATCGGTCCTCTCTATATGATGTACACTGTAGTTGCGTTGTTTGTAGGCAAAATTGCTAGTGATTATGTATTAAGTGGATTTGATGCAAAGAAAGCAGTTAATATTATTTCGACTAGAAGTATAGATATATCCAAACGAATTACAAATGATATGGCGTCGAGTGCAACTGTATTTGAAGGTTACGGTGGCTATTCAGAAGAGAGTAGAAAATCTGTCTATGTGGTTGTACGTTCACCAAGAATTTTATCTTTGAAGCGATTGATTCGAGAAATTGATCCAGATGCATTTGTTGTGGTACACAATGTTAAAGATGTTTCGGGAGGGACTTTCTTTGCGACACCTTCCATGGACGACAAGGTTGAAATAGAAGAAGGTTTTTATGATTATGAAGGTATCTAA
- a CDS encoding DUF2935 domain-containing protein, translated as MQFYYGTQMPLRVLDEAEFWKEQEEEHTVVIREIVSDLEPEYVKALEQWEKELAETRRRVFRYMETATRTKGDFSQALTQDLIQLVNHCLEQSQKYIAFCNMLIDESQPISSNPTAVVVMKHIIDESEYFIGIAQTILYDKSI; from the coding sequence ATGCAATTTTATTACGGAACACAAATGCCTCTTCGCGTACTGGACGAAGCCGAGTTTTGGAAGGAGCAGGAGGAAGAGCACACTGTTGTCATTCGGGAGATTGTTTCAGATTTGGAACCTGAATATGTTAAAGCGCTGGAACAGTGGGAAAAGGAATTAGCTGAGACTCGCAGGCGTGTGTTCCGGTACATGGAAACAGCCACACGAACGAAAGGAGATTTTTCTCAAGCACTGACTCAGGATTTGATTCAACTTGTCAATCACTGTCTTGAACAAAGCCAGAAGTACATTGCTTTTTGCAACATGTTGATTGATGAGAGTCAACCAATAAGTTCCAACCCAACTGCGGTGGTGGTCATGAAACATATCATTGATGAATCGGAGTATTTTATTGGTATTGCTCAAACTATTCTATATGATAAATCAATTTAA
- a CDS encoding sensor histidine kinase, with protein sequence MDKSNFTLLRGTTIFRVIFIMFLLALWLNGDAAIEAFLLIMILSTMVVVRWRFEPPGWTVLVDQLACILVIPFWPQAWLGMTLPLFESALKGKALYSIPLLLVGASFAIPSIFTVFFLLLSLGLGWLIKETTVLVRNLQKEADQDRQDRYELEKLKGDLLEANIKTAYMAELTERTRIARDLHDHVGHELTGATLALQAFEQLWKEDNAKAEEVFRQVSERLNDSVTHLRETVHNTKSDITMGSSRLEKICEAYQACDVTWQADGDTMRVPVYIWGILEPVLKEALTNVSRHSNANHVDVFLDVSKKIVRLHVSDNGKTKHTSEAGIGIRNLQTRAKAVGGNISFSSSDRGFQLVCVLPLESNHIFSADKKA encoded by the coding sequence ATGGACAAATCAAATTTCACGTTACTACGGGGAACGACAATTTTTCGTGTCATTTTTATTATGTTTTTATTGGCTCTATGGCTGAATGGAGATGCCGCTATAGAAGCCTTTTTACTGATTATGATATTGAGTACGATGGTAGTCGTAAGGTGGCGTTTTGAGCCTCCGGGTTGGACGGTTTTAGTAGACCAGCTTGCGTGTATTCTTGTGATCCCGTTTTGGCCGCAAGCCTGGCTGGGTATGACTTTACCTTTGTTCGAATCCGCTTTGAAAGGAAAAGCTTTGTACAGTATTCCGCTCCTTTTGGTAGGTGCGTCCTTTGCAATTCCTTCCATATTTACAGTGTTTTTTCTTCTCCTTTCGCTTGGATTGGGGTGGCTGATTAAGGAAACGACCGTTTTAGTGAGAAACTTACAAAAAGAAGCGGATCAGGATCGGCAGGATCGGTATGAATTAGAAAAGTTAAAAGGCGATCTTCTCGAAGCTAATATTAAGACTGCTTATATGGCAGAACTTACTGAACGTACGCGTATAGCTCGGGACTTACATGATCATGTGGGTCATGAGTTAACCGGAGCGACTCTAGCTCTGCAAGCCTTTGAGCAGTTGTGGAAAGAAGACAACGCAAAGGCGGAAGAAGTGTTTAGACAGGTGAGTGAAAGACTGAATGATAGTGTCACTCATTTACGAGAAACAGTGCATAATACGAAGTCGGATATCACGATGGGAAGTAGCCGCCTGGAAAAGATTTGCGAAGCCTACCAAGCATGCGATGTGACCTGGCAGGCGGATGGCGATACAATGAGAGTTCCTGTGTATATATGGGGGATTTTAGAGCCTGTATTAAAGGAAGCTCTCACCAATGTGTCCCGCCACTCGAATGCTAATCATGTCGATGTTTTCTTGGATGTAAGCAAGAAAATTGTGAGATTACATGTATCTGACAATGGGAAAACAAAACACACAAGTGAGGCGGGTATTGGAATACGAAATTTACAAACCCGAGCGAAGGCAGTGGGTGGAAATATTTCCTTCTCTTCTTCTGATAGAGGCTTTCAGCTTGTCTGTGTATTGCCGTTAGAAAGTAATCATATCTTTTCGGCAGATAAGAAAGCATAG
- a CDS encoding ABC transporter ATP-binding protein, which yields MLIAEMSNIVKRYGSSRVLDHVDIVIDEGEILGLLGPNGAGKTTLIHSLAGLIKTDSGEIKVFNEELQRNLSTIKSKIGLVTQEVTVFEDLTARENLEFFGGIYGLRGEELKKRVEETLRFVGLMDRAKQLPTKFSGGMKRRLNIACALVHEPKLIIMDEPTVGIDPQSRNHILESIRKLQQNGTTILYTTHYIEEVQAIASRVVVMDQGHVIAEGTVDELVENIQHEEKVQLEVEEGSEELAEQLQKINGVKQVIRNGDRFSIISRTGSGNLDRVLTVAKSTGGVKSINVEKPTLEDVFLTLTGKTLRDREDN from the coding sequence ATGCTGATTGCAGAGATGAGCAACATTGTGAAGCGATATGGAAGTTCGAGGGTACTTGATCACGTGGATATTGTGATTGATGAGGGCGAAATTCTAGGACTACTTGGACCTAATGGGGCAGGAAAAACAACGCTGATTCATTCGTTGGCAGGTTTAATTAAAACAGATTCAGGTGAAATAAAGGTGTTCAATGAAGAGCTACAACGGAACTTAAGCACCATCAAATCTAAAATAGGGCTCGTCACACAGGAGGTTACGGTATTTGAGGATTTGACTGCTAGAGAAAACTTGGAATTCTTTGGCGGAATATATGGTTTACGTGGCGAAGAACTTAAAAAACGGGTGGAAGAGACGCTTCGTTTTGTAGGGCTAATGGATCGGGCCAAGCAGCTTCCGACTAAGTTCTCTGGAGGTATGAAGCGGAGGTTAAATATTGCTTGTGCATTGGTGCATGAGCCAAAACTCATCATTATGGATGAGCCGACAGTTGGGATCGACCCACAATCGAGAAATCATATTCTCGAATCCATTCGTAAGCTTCAACAGAATGGGACAACGATTCTTTATACAACGCATTATATAGAGGAAGTCCAGGCTATTGCCTCCAGAGTGGTGGTTATGGATCAAGGGCATGTCATCGCAGAAGGAACCGTCGATGAGCTGGTGGAAAATATTCAACATGAAGAGAAAGTTCAATTGGAAGTAGAGGAAGGATCTGAGGAATTAGCAGAGCAGCTGCAGAAGATTAACGGAGTAAAACAGGTTATACGGAACGGGGATCGGTTTTCGATTATTTCACGAACGGGATCAGGAAACTTGGATAGAGTATTGACGGTGGCAAAATCTACTGGTGGTGTGAAATCGATAAATGTAGAAAAACCTACGCTTGAGGATGTGTTTTTAACATTAACCGGTAAAACGCTTCGCGATAGAGAGGATAATTAA
- the putP gene encoding sodium/proline symporter PutP, whose amino-acid sequence MADHTFQLIAIIVYLAAMIGIGVYGYRKTSNLDDYMLGGRKLNATTSALSAGASDMSQWLLMGLPGAIYVSGLVEAWMGIGLLIGAWANWLLIAPRLRAYTQVANNSITIPSFFDNRFKNNSKVLRIVSGIIILLYFTFYVSSGLVAGGVFFESSFGYNYHTGLLIVASVTIAYTFIGGFLAVSVTDVVQGTMMFLALILIPIFGLFLTGGLGETANTIREVDPTLLSFFATATATGVISSLAWGLGYFGQPHIIIRFMAISSVKETKKARKIGIGWMFLSLLGAGATALVGVAYFQQNPDVTLTDPEAIFISLGQIIFHPFIAGIMLAAVIAAIMSTVSSQLLVTSSALVEDIYKAVFKTDASQKQLVNLSRIAVLAISFVAMIFAWQQNETILGLVSFAWAGFGAAFGPVIILALYWKKFTGAGALWGMIVGAVTVFVWGTSNLSSYLYEIVPGFLLCLIVGVVVSLMTYKPNQEINREFDETLDIVHHEK is encoded by the coding sequence ATGGCTGATCATACATTTCAACTTATTGCAATTATTGTTTATTTAGCTGCTATGATTGGAATTGGCGTATATGGATACCGCAAAACAAGTAATCTGGATGACTACATGCTTGGCGGTCGTAAACTGAATGCTACAACATCCGCACTTAGTGCAGGTGCCTCAGACATGTCACAATGGTTATTGATGGGACTACCTGGAGCGATTTATGTTTCAGGTCTTGTAGAAGCATGGATGGGTATTGGGTTGCTGATAGGTGCATGGGCAAATTGGTTATTGATCGCACCAAGACTTCGCGCTTACACACAGGTAGCAAATAACTCGATTACGATCCCAAGTTTTTTTGACAATCGTTTTAAAAATAACTCAAAAGTTTTACGAATCGTATCAGGGATTATTATTTTACTTTATTTCACATTCTATGTTTCATCGGGATTGGTAGCTGGTGGGGTTTTCTTTGAAAGTTCGTTTGGTTATAACTATCATACCGGTCTCTTAATCGTTGCATCTGTGACAATTGCTTACACATTTATTGGAGGCTTTCTAGCCGTAAGTGTGACGGATGTCGTTCAGGGAACTATGATGTTTTTGGCTCTTATTCTAATTCCCATTTTTGGTTTGTTTTTAACAGGAGGGCTTGGAGAAACTGCAAACACCATTAGAGAAGTAGACCCAACGTTACTTAGCTTTTTCGCCACTGCCACAGCAACTGGGGTTATCTCTTCCTTAGCATGGGGACTTGGGTATTTTGGTCAACCGCATATTATTATACGTTTTATGGCAATTTCATCTGTAAAAGAAACGAAAAAAGCAAGAAAAATTGGCATCGGCTGGATGTTTCTTTCCTTACTCGGGGCAGGTGCTACCGCTTTAGTTGGGGTTGCTTACTTTCAGCAAAATCCCGATGTTACGCTAACTGATCCGGAAGCCATCTTTATTTCATTAGGCCAAATTATCTTCCATCCATTTATTGCAGGAATAATGCTTGCAGCTGTCATCGCAGCAATTATGAGTACCGTTTCTTCCCAACTGCTTGTTACATCATCTGCATTGGTAGAAGATATTTATAAAGCGGTATTTAAAACAGATGCTAGTCAAAAACAGTTAGTAAACCTAAGCCGTATCGCTGTTTTAGCTATATCTTTCGTTGCTATGATTTTTGCCTGGCAACAAAATGAAACAATTCTCGGTCTTGTATCATTTGCATGGGCAGGATTTGGAGCTGCGTTTGGTCCTGTTATTATCTTAGCCTTGTATTGGAAAAAGTTCACAGGCGCCGGAGCACTTTGGGGCATGATTGTAGGTGCGGTTACGGTATTCGTTTGGGGAACCTCAAACCTATCCAGCTACCTTTATGAAATTGTACCAGGATTCTTATTATGTTTAATCGTAGGAGTTGTTGTTAGTTTAATGACATATAAACCAAACCAGGAAATTAACCGTGAATTTGATGAAACACTTGATATTGTTCATCATGAAAAATAG
- a CDS encoding ABC transporter permease: protein MFLKLTWFAGKRMLRGYIGLVFLMLLPLAIITVNGFAMGDMVVDDSGRRGMDVIAVGIVIGFQLVGGFYTMEYMKEDLFTNFRWRMQSLPLKLHVYAYSILTASTLFSAINGFVIVLFTHWVYGVEWGNIGWVVLVLILVSLISQMVFLTAVLGFRKYRFAELTGYAYVFIFMILAGYFFVPIPDAAIFDVINKYLNPLALGETAIVNVMMGEDISEAVWSAGLLLLGSVIIGLIAMLIGRRRLV from the coding sequence ATGTTTTTGAAATTAACATGGTTTGCAGGAAAACGAATGCTCCGTGGTTATATTGGGCTTGTCTTTCTGATGTTGCTCCCGTTAGCTATTATTACGGTGAATGGCTTTGCCATGGGAGATATGGTAGTGGATGATAGTGGCCGACGGGGAATGGACGTCATAGCAGTTGGAATAGTGATTGGATTTCAGCTTGTCGGTGGGTTTTATACGATGGAATATATGAAAGAAGACTTGTTTACTAACTTCAGGTGGAGAATGCAGTCGCTACCTTTGAAACTACACGTCTATGCTTATTCTATTTTAACCGCTAGTACGCTGTTCAGTGCAATAAACGGTTTTGTTATCGTGTTGTTCACGCATTGGGTGTATGGAGTGGAGTGGGGGAATATTGGCTGGGTCGTTCTTGTTCTCATACTGGTATCCCTTATTTCGCAAATGGTATTTTTAACAGCTGTACTCGGATTTCGTAAGTATCGATTTGCTGAATTGACAGGATACGCCTATGTGTTCATCTTTATGATTTTAGCGGGTTACTTTTTCGTACCGATTCCGGATGCAGCTATTTTTGATGTGATCAACAAGTATCTGAATCCTCTTGCATTGGGGGAAACAGCAATTGTAAACGTGATGATGGGTGAGGATATTAGTGAGGCAGTATGGAGTGCTGGATTACTCTTACTAGGGTCGGTAATCATTGGACTCATTGCCATGCTTATTGGAAGGAGGAGACTTGTATGA
- a CDS encoding ABC transporter permease gives MTIFAFALKRSFRKLINIVLLGGLPIIFVFLPDNGVYTLPIGYQFYGILLLFTSAKLVSMMLDDRVSGALLRIGASPVTHLQYLWQNLLAYSLLLILQSGAMIIGGMLYGHTLHEPGLLFLLYAVFSLTAISFSLAWFALFRHKETAFSILFGLIILISMAGGLFWPIDLMPDIMQKLVMVLPTYWLAEAQFILVGSGDLSDLFIPIGFLLLFTVIFLLGGSKRRIS, from the coding sequence ATGACGATTTTTGCATTTGCGCTCAAGCGAAGCTTTCGTAAGCTGATTAATATTGTGCTTCTAGGTGGACTTCCTATTATTTTCGTGTTTCTTCCAGATAATGGAGTCTATACGTTGCCTATCGGGTATCAGTTTTATGGCATTTTACTATTGTTTACTTCCGCAAAACTAGTCAGTATGATGTTAGATGACCGAGTTTCGGGTGCTTTGCTTCGTATCGGTGCTTCTCCCGTGACTCATTTGCAATATTTATGGCAGAATCTGCTCGCTTATTCGCTTCTGCTTATTCTGCAAAGTGGTGCAATGATTATTGGTGGTATGTTATATGGACATACACTGCATGAACCAGGTCTTCTCTTCTTGCTTTATGCTGTGTTTTCTCTTACCGCTATTAGCTTTTCTTTAGCTTGGTTTGCTTTGTTTCGACATAAGGAGACAGCTTTTAGTATCTTGTTTGGACTGATTATACTCATCTCGATGGCTGGTGGCTTGTTCTGGCCAATCGATTTGATGCCGGATATCATGCAGAAGCTGGTTATGGTACTTCCAACGTATTGGTTAGCAGAAGCACAATTTATTTTGGTGGGGAGTGGTGATTTATCCGACCTGTTTATCCCCATTGGCTTTTTGCTTCTCTTTACCGTGATTTTTTTACTCGGGGGAAGCAAGCGGAGAATTTCCTGA
- a CDS encoding winged helix-turn-helix transcriptional regulator, producing MNVCPYIEASFKILGKKWNGQLIHYLSLCKDHTAHFSDIKRDLTGITSRALSMKLSELEEDELVEKLVETGSPVTISYELTEKGNSLAESLKPLQEWAQHYMDVELPIESEEK from the coding sequence GTGAACGTTTGTCCTTATATTGAAGCTTCCTTCAAAATATTGGGGAAAAAGTGGAATGGTCAACTCATCCATTACTTGTCTTTATGCAAGGATCATACCGCACATTTCTCTGATATAAAGCGTGACTTGACAGGGATTACATCTAGAGCACTATCAATGAAGCTTTCCGAGCTTGAAGAAGATGAATTAGTTGAAAAATTAGTGGAAACTGGGTCACCTGTTACCATTTCTTATGAGCTAACAGAAAAAGGAAACTCCCTGGCCGAAAGTCTTAAACCACTTCAGGAATGGGCACAGCACTACATGGATGTAGAACTTCCAATAGAAAGTGAGGAAAAATAA
- a CDS encoding response regulator transcription factor gives MKIMIVDDDALVCQSLEVLFSREADMEVSAIASDGKEAIDVCLNNLPDVILMDIQMPNMDGIQATREIKRRWEQVRIMMLTTFKDEDNIRLALRAGAEGYMLKSTPATNMAQQIRVLVSGSSVLDADVLKTITRNQDSSEDMKILTNREQDILELIAQGHSNKEIASQLFISEGRVRNTLSIVLSKLDLRDRTQLAIYYWKRN, from the coding sequence ATGAAAATAATGATTGTCGATGACGATGCCTTGGTGTGTCAAAGCTTAGAAGTGCTTTTTTCTCGTGAAGCGGATATGGAAGTTTCTGCGATAGCAAGTGATGGAAAAGAAGCAATCGATGTATGCTTGAATAATTTGCCAGACGTAATTTTAATGGATATTCAGATGCCAAACATGGATGGTATACAGGCAACAAGAGAGATTAAGAGAAGATGGGAACAGGTGAGGATTATGATGCTGACTACATTTAAGGATGAAGATAATATTCGGTTGGCATTGCGGGCAGGGGCAGAAGGCTATATGCTGAAATCAACACCGGCCACGAATATGGCGCAGCAGATCAGAGTGCTGGTGTCAGGCTCGTCTGTGTTAGATGCGGATGTGCTAAAAACAATTACTAGGAACCAGGACTCGTCTGAGGATATGAAAATCCTGACCAACCGGGAACAAGACATTCTTGAACTCATCGCTCAAGGGCATTCCAATAAGGAAATTGCATCGCAGTTGTTTATCAGTGAAGGAAGAGTACGTAATACCCTGTCTATTGTTTTAAGTAAGCTGGATCTACGTGATCGCACCCAACTTGCTATTTATTATTGGAAACGTAATTGA
- a CDS encoding DsbA family protein, which yields MICDVETGVCGTAGEEEMELIDLNKPKKTIDLYYVTDPICSHCWAMEPVLRRFVEQYGDYFNFHTVMGGLLEKWDGGTVDAANGINGPTDVAGHWREVGEQTRMPIDGTLWYNNPVHSSYPPSRVFKVIQKQNEALAHVFLRRMREAVFAFDQNIAEKSILVEIVSKLGLDGEEIVNEAELPSGQQLLNEDFALAANLGARGFPTIVMVNEQNKGVKIVGARSLENYVTGLKQILNAEELQPSQQPPLSSLLEKEKLLFSKEIEVMYDVEKTGVNALVEKELSSNGYQAKEILGETYIVKN from the coding sequence ATGATTTGTGACGTAGAAACAGGGGTATGTGGTACAGCCGGAGAAGAAGAAATGGAGTTAATTGATTTGAATAAACCAAAGAAAACGATTGATCTTTATTATGTAACAGACCCGATATGCTCACATTGCTGGGCAATGGAACCCGTCCTTCGTCGTTTTGTAGAGCAGTATGGCGATTACTTCAACTTCCATACGGTTATGGGAGGATTGTTAGAAAAATGGGATGGTGGAACTGTTGATGCAGCAAACGGAATTAATGGACCAACTGATGTTGCCGGGCACTGGAGAGAAGTTGGTGAACAAACCCGTATGCCAATTGATGGTACACTTTGGTATAACAACCCTGTTCACTCCTCCTATCCCCCTTCTCGCGTATTTAAAGTTATTCAAAAACAAAACGAGGCTTTAGCTCATGTATTTTTACGCCGCATGAGGGAAGCAGTCTTTGCATTTGATCAAAATATTGCAGAGAAATCAATTTTGGTTGAAATCGTAAGCAAGCTTGGGCTTGATGGAGAAGAAATTGTTAATGAAGCGGAACTACCAAGCGGACAGCAATTATTAAATGAAGATTTCGCTCTTGCTGCAAACCTTGGTGCTAGAGGTTTTCCAACCATTGTCATGGTAAATGAGCAGAATAAAGGCGTAAAGATTGTCGGCGCTCGCTCATTGGAAAACTATGTGACAGGACTAAAACAAATACTGAATGCAGAAGAGCTACAACCAAGCCAACAACCACCCCTTTCTAGCTTGCTTGAAAAAGAAAAACTTCTATTTTCAAAAGAGATAGAAGTCATGTACGATGTTGAAAAGACGGGTGTTAACGCACTGGTTGAAAAAGAGCTTTCATCAAATGGTTATCAAGCGAAGGAAATTTTAGGGGAAACATATATAGTGAAAAATTAA